A single Oryctolagus cuniculus chromosome 18, mOryCun1.1, whole genome shotgun sequence DNA region contains:
- the FPR2 gene encoding N-formyl peptide receptor 2 isoform X2, whose amino-acid sequence MESNISIPLNGSEEMLYESAGYTALRILPLIVLGVTFVLGILGNGLVIWVAGFRMAHTVTTICYLNLALADFSFTATLPFLIVSMAMGEKWPFGLFLCKLVHIVVDINLFGSVFLIAFIALDRCICVLHPIWAQNHRTVNLARKMIAGPWILALILTLPIFMFLTIVEDEKGNTYCTFNFKSWGDTFEKRVTVATTMLTVRGIIRFVIGFSMPMSIVAICYGLIAARMHKKGMIKSSRPLRVLTAVVASFFICWFPFQLIALLSTVWLKEMLFAGKYQILNVLVNPTSSLAFFNSCLNPMLYVFVGQDFRERLIHSLPSSLERALSEDPAPTNDTAANSTSPSTEAELQLSAVAWESNRRWPTSSGPCTGVGVPEEAPGSWLWIDAAQAVAANWGVNQRMEDLSIPVTLTFK is encoded by the exons ATGGAAAGCAACATCTCCATCCCTCTGAATGGATCTGAAGAAATGCTCTATGAGTCTGCCGGCTACACTGCTCTGCGGATCCTCCCGCTGATTGTACTTGGGGTCACCTTTGTCCTGGGCATCCTGGGCAATGGGCTTGTGATCTGGGTGGCGGGGTTCCGGATGGCACACACAGTCACCACCATCTGCTACCTGAACCTGGCCTTGGCTGACTTCTCTTTCACTGCTACCCTACCATTCCTCATCGTCTCAATGGCCATGGGAGAAAAATGGCCTTTTGGCTTGTTCCTGTGCAAGCTGGTTCACATTGTGGTGGACATAAACTTGTTTGGCAGCGTCTTCCTGATAGCGTTCATTGCCCTCGACCGCTGCATCTGTGTGTTGCACCCAATCTGGGCTCAGAATCACCGCACTGTAAACCTAGCCAGGAAGATGATCGCTGGACCCTGGATTCTTGCCCTAATCCTGACCTTGCCAATCTTCATGTTCTTGACCATAGTCGAGGATGAGAAAGGGAACACATACTGCACTTTCAATTTTAAGTCCTGGGGTGACACCTTTGAAAAGAGAGTGACGGTGGCCACCACCATGCTGACGGTCAGAGGTATCATCCGCTTTGTTATCGGTTTCAGTATGCCAATGTCCATCGTCGCTATCTGCTACGGGCTCATTGCTGCAAGGATGCACAAAAAAGGCATGATTAAATCCAGCCGTCCCTTACGGGTCCTCACTGCTGTGGTGGCTTccttcttcatctgctggttccccttTCAACTGATCGCCCTTCTGAGCACGGTCTGGCTCAAAGAGATGCTGTTTGCTGGAAAGTACCAGATCCTCAACGTCCTGGTTAACCCAACCAGCTCCCTGGCCTTCTTCAACAGCTGCCTCAACCCCATGCTCTACGTCTTCGTGGGCCAGGACTTCCGAGAGCGGCTCATCCACTCCCTGCCCTCCAGTCTGGAGAGGGCCCTGAGTGAGGACCCGGCCCCAACAAATGACACAGCTGCCAACTCCACCTCACCTTCTACTGAGGCTGAGTTACAG ctctctgctgtggcctgggaaagcaatagaagatggcccacgtcctcgggtccctgcaccggtgtgggagtcccggaagaagctcctggctcctggctttggattgacgcagctcaggccgttgcagccaactggggagtgaaccagcgaatggaagacctctctatccctgtaactctgactttcaaataa
- the FPR2 gene encoding N-formyl peptide receptor 2 isoform X3 gives MESNISIPLNGSEEMLYESAGYTALRILPLIVLGVTFVLGILGNGLVIWVAGFRMAHTVTTICYLNLALADFSFTATLPFLIVSMAMGEKWPFGLFLCKLVHIVVDINLFGSVFLIAFIALDRCICVLHPIWAQNHRTVNLARKMIAGPWILALILTLPIFMFLTIVEDEKGNTYCTFNFKSWGDTFEKRVTVATTMLTVRGIIRFVIGFSMPMSIVAICYGLIAARMHKKGMIKSSRPLRVLTAVVASFFICWFPFQLIALLSTVWLKEMLFAGKYQILNVLVNPTSSLAFFNSCLNPMLYVFVGQDFRERLIHSLPSSLERALSEDPAPTNDTAANSTSPSTEAELQVL, from the coding sequence ATGGAAAGCAACATCTCCATCCCTCTGAATGGATCTGAAGAAATGCTCTATGAGTCTGCCGGCTACACTGCTCTGCGGATCCTCCCGCTGATTGTACTTGGGGTCACCTTTGTCCTGGGCATCCTGGGCAATGGGCTTGTGATCTGGGTGGCGGGGTTCCGGATGGCACACACAGTCACCACCATCTGCTACCTGAACCTGGCCTTGGCTGACTTCTCTTTCACTGCTACCCTACCATTCCTCATCGTCTCAATGGCCATGGGAGAAAAATGGCCTTTTGGCTTGTTCCTGTGCAAGCTGGTTCACATTGTGGTGGACATAAACTTGTTTGGCAGCGTCTTCCTGATAGCGTTCATTGCCCTCGACCGCTGCATCTGTGTGTTGCACCCAATCTGGGCTCAGAATCACCGCACTGTAAACCTAGCCAGGAAGATGATCGCTGGACCCTGGATTCTTGCCCTAATCCTGACCTTGCCAATCTTCATGTTCTTGACCATAGTCGAGGATGAGAAAGGGAACACATACTGCACTTTCAATTTTAAGTCCTGGGGTGACACCTTTGAAAAGAGAGTGACGGTGGCCACCACCATGCTGACGGTCAGAGGTATCATCCGCTTTGTTATCGGTTTCAGTATGCCAATGTCCATCGTCGCTATCTGCTACGGGCTCATTGCTGCAAGGATGCACAAAAAAGGCATGATTAAATCCAGCCGTCCCTTACGGGTCCTCACTGCTGTGGTGGCTTccttcttcatctgctggttccccttTCAACTGATCGCCCTTCTGAGCACGGTCTGGCTCAAAGAGATGCTGTTTGCTGGAAAGTACCAGATCCTCAACGTCCTGGTTAACCCAACCAGCTCCCTGGCCTTCTTCAACAGCTGCCTCAACCCCATGCTCTACGTCTTCGTGGGCCAGGACTTCCGAGAGCGGCTCATCCACTCCCTGCCCTCCAGTCTGGAGAGGGCCCTGAGTGAGGACCCGGCCCCAACAAATGACACAGCTGCCAACTCCACCTCACCTTCTACTGAGGCTGAGTTACAGGTGCTGTGA